The Azotosporobacter soli genome contains a region encoding:
- a CDS encoding response regulator transcription factor: MLNEEGGVFVAVLVVDDEESIRELVKFHLLKAGYEVVEAVDGNEALREVRREKPELLLLDLMLPGMDGLEVCRSLKGQAATSSIPIIMLTARNEEVDKILGLEMGADDYMTKPFSPRELVARVKAVLRRSARDSVTEGELAFGPLRMNFGRHEAFLGRDKLELTPKEYELLKLFVTNLGRAFSREQLLDKVWGYEYFGDTRTVDVHVRHLRAKLEIEPNVAEAIETVRGVGYRFSEI, translated from the coding sequence ATGTTGAACGAAGAAGGCGGTGTTTTTGTGGCAGTCTTGGTTGTTGATGATGAAGAATCTATTCGTGAATTGGTTAAATTTCATTTGCTGAAAGCCGGTTATGAAGTCGTCGAAGCAGTCGATGGCAATGAGGCGCTACGCGAAGTGCGACGTGAAAAGCCGGAGTTGTTACTGCTCGATTTAATGCTGCCTGGCATGGATGGCTTGGAAGTATGTCGCAGTTTAAAAGGACAGGCGGCGACATCGTCTATCCCGATTATCATGCTGACGGCGCGTAATGAAGAGGTGGATAAGATTTTGGGGCTGGAAATGGGCGCCGACGATTATATGACCAAGCCCTTCAGCCCGCGCGAACTGGTGGCCCGGGTCAAAGCGGTGCTGCGTCGCAGTGCGCGAGACAGTGTTACGGAAGGCGAACTGGCCTTTGGCCCGCTGCGCATGAACTTTGGCCGCCACGAGGCCTTCTTGGGGCGTGACAAATTGGAACTGACGCCAAAAGAATATGAGTTATTGAAACTGTTTGTTACGAACCTGGGGCGTGCGTTTAGCCGGGAACAACTTTTGGACAAGGTTTGGGGCTATGAATATTTTGGCGATACGCGTACGGTCGATGTCCATGTACGTCACTTACGGGCCAAACTGGAAATCGAACCGAATGTGGCGGAAGCGATTGAAACCGTTCGCGGCGTCGGATATCGCTTCAGCGAAATATAA
- a CDS encoding HU family DNA-binding protein has translation MNKTELVASVAEKAGLTKKDAEKAVNAFFASVEEALAKSDKVQLIGFGTFEVKAREERKGRNPQTGAEIVIPASKNPVFKAGKGLKDAVNK, from the coding sequence GTGAATAAAACTGAATTAGTTGCAAGTGTTGCTGAAAAAGCGGGTCTGACCAAGAAGGATGCAGAGAAGGCTGTAAACGCTTTCTTCGCCAGCGTGGAAGAGGCTCTGGCAAAGAGCGACAAAGTACAATTGATCGGCTTCGGCACGTTCGAAGTAAAAGCACGGGAAGAGCGCAAAGGTCGCAACCCGCAAACCGGCGCTGAAATTGTTATTCCCGCATCCAAAAATCCGGTATTCAAAGCCGGTAAAGGTCTGAAAGACGCTGTAAATAAATAA
- the mazG gene encoding nucleoside triphosphate pyrophosphohydrolase has product MGEIVIVGLGPGSFKFMTLETLEILQQAQTLLLRTAKHPTVAGLLQREISFASYDEYYERHETFEQVYAAIAEDCVARALAGEKIVYAVPGSPLVAERTVILIRELARAKQIPVTILPGMSFLEVLYTRLGVDPIEGLSILDACDLAQTAFATTTALVITQVYNQTVASDVKLTLMDSLPDDYEVTLVRGLGLPEESIRRIPLYELDRQADIDHLTSLYVPKPEEKSPQVFSLEPLVSVMAELRSPEGCLWDLEQNHKTLRRYLVEEVYEVLEAIELADSEKLCEELGDLLLQIVFHARVAEESGEFGMQDVVDVVTEKMIRRHPHVFGEVTVADAADVVVNWEEIKRREHSDRKRILDGIPAGLPALMHAYKVQGKAAKVGFDWPDAAPVWEKVAEELQELREAVEKKDAKAIEEELGDALFSLVNLARFLSVEPETALTATNQKFRRRFGYIEEKIMKNGEEWKKMSLKQLDLLWNEAKKAGM; this is encoded by the coding sequence ATGGGTGAGATCGTTATTGTGGGACTCGGGCCCGGGAGTTTTAAATTTATGACGTTGGAAACGCTGGAAATTTTGCAGCAAGCGCAAACGCTGCTCTTGCGCACGGCTAAGCATCCGACCGTGGCGGGGTTGCTGCAGCGGGAAATTTCTTTCGCAAGCTACGACGAATACTATGAGCGACATGAAACGTTTGAACAGGTCTATGCAGCGATTGCCGAGGACTGCGTCGCGCGTGCGCTCGCGGGCGAGAAGATCGTCTACGCCGTACCCGGCAGTCCGCTGGTGGCCGAACGGACGGTAATCCTGATCCGCGAGCTTGCGAGAGCGAAACAGATTCCCGTTACGATTTTGCCGGGCATGAGTTTTCTCGAAGTGCTCTATACAAGGCTCGGCGTCGATCCGATTGAGGGACTGAGCATTCTTGATGCCTGTGATTTGGCGCAAACCGCGTTTGCGACGACGACGGCGCTTGTGATTACGCAAGTGTATAATCAGACGGTGGCTTCCGATGTTAAGCTGACGCTGATGGATAGCTTGCCGGATGATTATGAAGTGACGCTGGTACGCGGTCTGGGCTTGCCGGAAGAAAGCATTCGCCGGATTCCTCTTTATGAACTGGATCGCCAGGCGGACATCGATCACTTGACCAGCCTCTATGTTCCTAAGCCGGAAGAGAAGTCGCCGCAAGTCTTTTCGTTGGAACCGCTGGTTTCGGTGATGGCCGAGCTGCGTTCGCCGGAAGGATGTCTTTGGGATCTCGAACAAAATCATAAGACTCTGCGCCGCTATTTAGTGGAAGAAGTGTATGAGGTTTTAGAAGCGATTGAATTGGCCGACAGCGAAAAACTCTGCGAAGAATTAGGCGATTTGCTGCTGCAAATCGTTTTTCACGCGCGGGTTGCCGAAGAAAGCGGCGAATTTGGCATGCAGGATGTAGTCGATGTCGTGACGGAAAAAATGATCCGGCGTCATCCGCATGTCTTCGGCGAAGTCACTGTCGCCGATGCGGCCGATGTGGTGGTGAACTGGGAAGAAATCAAACGGCGGGAACATTCTGACCGCAAAAGGATATTGGACGGCATTCCCGCCGGCTTGCCGGCGCTGATGCATGCATATAAGGTGCAGGGGAAAGCGGCTAAAGTCGGTTTCGACTGGCCGGATGCGGCGCCGGTATGGGAGAAGGTTGCGGAGGAACTGCAGGAGCTGCGTGAGGCAGTGGAAAAGAAAGATGCGAAAGCCATCGAGGAAGAACTGGGTGACGCACTGTTCTCGCTCGTCAACTTAGCACGCTTTTTGTCGGTAGAACCTGAAACGGCGTTGACGGCAACGAACCAAAAATTCCGCCGCCGCTTTGGCTATATCGAAGAAAAGATCATGAAAAATGGCGAGGAATGGAAAAAAATGTCGTTAAAACAACTCGATTTGCTCTGGAATGAGGCAAAAAAGGCTGGAATGTAG
- a CDS encoding polysaccharide biosynthesis protein: MSKDKFLKGALILTVAGVVVKIIGSVNRILLSRLLGGEGIGLYQMAYPIYLLAISISSAGIPVAISIMVSERVALGDYRGANRVFKISLAMLVVTGLFFTGLLFYGARWLIDNQLVRDPRAYYAIVALAPALFFVTLLSSYRGYFQGLQFMIPTGVSQIMEQLLRVVTMIGLAYWLLPRGLEFAAAGASFGAGPGAVAALVVLMIYYWRHSRILRERVDEQSVDIIQESTINIVKRIIRLALPVLMASIMVPIVENIDLFIVPVRLEAAGFSIEQATEQFGYLTGMAIPLIAMATIPTLSMAASLVPAISESFTLGNREAIYQRTATAMRLTNLVVIPAFVGMGLLAEPISKMLYGTPQAGVSIAILSLGIVLLGWQQVTTGILQGLGHINIPLLTMLAAAVVKIVLNWVLTAIPALGIKGAAWATNADFLVAALLNMYFIQRYVGFRMDLKETAKAVVAAALMGVTVHFSFAFILQQVAGKSSLATLAAILIGGLVYFLALVLLGGVEARDIERIPKAGKLLVLVLRKIRLLRD, from the coding sequence GTGAGTAAAGATAAGTTTTTAAAAGGCGCACTGATTCTGACAGTGGCTGGAGTTGTCGTAAAAATTATCGGTTCCGTGAACCGGATTCTGCTCTCGCGTCTCTTAGGCGGAGAGGGCATCGGTCTTTATCAGATGGCATACCCTATTTATTTGCTTGCGATTAGCATTTCATCGGCGGGTATTCCGGTCGCCATATCGATTATGGTGTCGGAACGGGTGGCTCTCGGCGATTATCGGGGCGCCAACCGCGTTTTCAAGATTTCACTGGCGATGCTGGTGGTCACGGGACTTTTTTTCACCGGTCTGTTATTTTATGGCGCACGTTGGTTGATTGACAATCAACTGGTGCGTGATCCGCGTGCCTACTATGCGATCGTTGCTTTGGCTCCGGCCTTGTTTTTCGTGACATTGCTCTCGAGCTATCGCGGCTATTTCCAAGGCTTGCAGTTCATGATACCGACCGGCGTGTCGCAAATCATGGAACAGCTGCTGCGCGTTGTGACAATGATCGGTCTGGCGTACTGGCTGTTGCCGCGCGGTCTTGAATTTGCCGCTGCGGGTGCGAGTTTTGGCGCGGGGCCTGGCGCCGTCGCGGCGCTGGTCGTGCTGATGATTTATTATTGGCGTCACAGCCGGATTTTGCGTGAGCGAGTCGATGAACAGTCGGTAGATATTATTCAGGAATCGACAATCAATATCGTAAAACGCATTATTCGTTTGGCATTGCCGGTTTTGATGGCCAGCATCATGGTGCCGATCGTGGAGAACATCGACTTGTTTATCGTACCGGTGCGCCTGGAAGCCGCCGGGTTTTCGATCGAGCAGGCGACCGAGCAATTCGGCTATCTGACCGGTATGGCGATTCCGCTGATTGCGATGGCGACGATTCCGACCTTGTCGATGGCGGCCAGTTTGGTGCCGGCCATTTCGGAATCTTTCACCTTGGGCAATCGCGAAGCTATCTATCAGAGAACGGCGACCGCGATGCGCCTGACCAATCTGGTGGTTATCCCGGCTTTTGTCGGTATGGGTCTCTTAGCGGAACCGATATCCAAGATGCTGTACGGCACGCCGCAGGCGGGCGTGTCGATCGCGATCCTTTCTCTCGGCATTGTCTTGCTCGGCTGGCAGCAGGTGACGACGGGAATACTGCAGGGTCTCGGTCATATCAATATTCCGTTGCTGACGATGCTCGCTGCAGCGGTAGTGAAAATTGTTTTGAACTGGGTACTGACGGCGATTCCGGCGCTCGGCATCAAGGGCGCGGCTTGGGCGACCAATGCGGACTTTTTGGTAGCGGCGCTGCTTAATATGTATTTTATCCAGCGCTACGTCGGTTTCCGAATGGATTTGAAGGAAACGGCAAAGGCGGTTGTCGCCGCCGCGCTGATGGGCGTGACCGTACATTTCAGTTTTGCCTTTATCTTGCAGCAAGTTGCGGGCAAAAGCTCATTGGCAACGCTGGCGGCGATTCTAATCGGCGGACTCGTTTACTTTTTGGCTTTGGTTTTACTGGGCGGCGTGGAAGCCAGAGATATTGAAAGAATTCCTAAAGCAGGCAAGCTGTTGGTTCTTGTGCTCAGAAAAATCAGATTGCTGCGCGACTAA
- the mfd gene encoding transcription-repair coupling factor, which yields MDALIKRIATDETVRQLKYELGKTGRQTQLYGLMGSQKQAVLAAVYREQPRPLLIVVSNYEALEFWRSDLSTWLPEVAVLEFPVADMSTFTAAAKGRELAARRLEALTGLYRGKPIIVLATAEAAALPVPSMAQFRDSRLTLTAGAEIKREHLLEQLVAFGYERVDQVETLGQFSVRGGIIDVYPVNRKLPIRLELFGDEIDSLREFQAESQRSQDTLDSAEVMALVESGKEEPGILFEHLSVGGLLVLDEPTRIREQLVNLLRENPELKRRAAGWADWMETLKGYSVLYLSLMLQKLPHGTPDEILGMTARTVAPFHRQMDMLANELKGWQERKLAVVLLMSEREKAAALQQSLADEGVNVVYEPQLRELMPGAIQLTVARLEGGFELPHAHLAVVTEKDIVGRQKKKTRLRTSKERQIQYFQDIKMGDYVVHVSHGIGKYLGVETLQVGDVHRDYLHIRYAGEDKLYVPTDQVQQLQKYIGSEGDAPRLSRLGGNDWNRAKSKAKKAVADMAQELLELYASRQTAEGYAFESDTAWQREFEDAFPFEETPDQLTAIAEIKADMEAARPMDRLLCGDVGFGKTEVAIRAAFKAVMNGRQVAVLVPTTVLAQQHFQTFSARFAGFGPSVDVISRFRSAKEQKATLDKLVRGQIDVIIGTHRLIQEDMKFKQLGLLIVDEEQRFGVKQKERIKQWRTNIDVLTLSATPIPRTLHMSLLGTRDMSIIETPPEERFPVQSYVVEYREDLIRDAIRREMKRGGQVYFVYNRVQTIDKMREKLSKLVPEAQIQTAHGQMPEELLEQVMVDFYEGKDDILLCTSIIESGLDVPNANTIIVYDADRFGLSQLYQMRGRVGRSHRLAFGYFTYRRDKVLTEVAEKRLQAIKEFAELGAGFKIAMRDLEIRGAGNLLGSQQHGNIVNVGFEMYCRLLEEAVGEAKGETPLKIAAEPVLELNIDAYLSGDYIPDPMHKIEVYQRIAAVRREGHISELLDELIDRFGEPPTCVMNLLAVARIKNMARELGLKAVQERPNYVDLVVGELPNISPEKVIALKETYTNRVAMYPDGIRIKSLQLKDAKLMKLLLTALEILLGKNKG from the coding sequence ATGGATGCGTTGATCAAACGGATCGCGACGGATGAAACAGTCCGTCAATTGAAATATGAACTGGGCAAGACGGGGCGTCAGACGCAACTGTATGGCCTGATGGGCAGTCAAAAGCAAGCGGTGCTCGCGGCTGTGTATCGGGAGCAGCCTCGTCCGCTTTTGATTGTCGTCAGCAATTATGAGGCCTTGGAATTTTGGCGTTCGGATTTGTCGACTTGGCTGCCGGAAGTGGCGGTGCTCGAATTTCCGGTTGCAGACATGTCGACCTTTACAGCGGCGGCAAAGGGGCGTGAACTCGCGGCGCGTCGTCTGGAGGCGCTTACGGGCTTGTATCGCGGTAAGCCGATCATCGTATTGGCGACCGCAGAAGCGGCTGCTCTTCCGGTGCCGAGCATGGCGCAATTTCGCGACAGTCGGCTGACGCTGACTGCGGGAGCGGAAATCAAACGCGAGCATTTGCTGGAACAGTTAGTGGCTTTTGGCTATGAACGAGTCGACCAAGTGGAAACACTGGGGCAATTCAGCGTGCGCGGCGGGATTATCGATGTCTATCCGGTAAATCGCAAACTGCCGATTCGGCTTGAGCTGTTCGGCGATGAAATCGATTCCCTGCGCGAATTTCAGGCGGAAAGTCAGCGTTCGCAGGATACGCTGGACAGCGCCGAAGTGATGGCGCTCGTTGAAAGCGGCAAAGAAGAGCCGGGGATTTTATTTGAACATCTTTCGGTCGGCGGATTGCTTGTCTTGGACGAACCGACGCGAATCAGAGAACAATTGGTCAACCTGCTGCGGGAAAATCCCGAACTGAAGCGCCGTGCGGCAGGCTGGGCGGATTGGATGGAAACGCTAAAAGGGTATTCGGTTTTGTATCTGTCGTTGATGCTGCAAAAACTGCCGCACGGCACGCCGGATGAAATCTTGGGCATGACGGCGCGTACGGTAGCGCCGTTTCATCGACAGATGGATATGCTGGCCAATGAATTGAAAGGCTGGCAGGAACGCAAGCTCGCGGTCGTCCTGTTGATGTCCGAGCGAGAAAAAGCGGCGGCACTTCAACAATCGCTCGCCGATGAAGGCGTCAATGTCGTCTATGAGCCGCAACTGCGCGAATTGATGCCGGGCGCCATCCAACTGACGGTCGCTCGATTGGAAGGCGGTTTTGAATTGCCGCATGCCCATCTGGCGGTGGTGACCGAAAAGGACATCGTCGGGCGGCAAAAGAAAAAGACGCGGCTGCGTACGTCGAAGGAACGTCAGATCCAATATTTTCAGGACATCAAGATGGGCGATTATGTCGTGCATGTGAGTCATGGCATCGGGAAGTATCTCGGCGTGGAGACGCTGCAAGTCGGCGATGTGCATCGCGATTATCTGCATATCCGTTATGCCGGAGAAGATAAGTTATACGTTCCGACCGACCAGGTACAGCAGCTGCAAAAATACATCGGCTCCGAGGGCGATGCGCCGCGCCTCAGCCGTTTAGGCGGCAATGACTGGAACAGGGCCAAATCGAAAGCCAAGAAGGCGGTCGCCGATATGGCGCAGGAACTCTTGGAACTCTATGCTTCGCGGCAGACTGCCGAAGGCTATGCATTTGAAAGCGATACGGCCTGGCAGCGTGAATTTGAGGATGCTTTTCCGTTCGAAGAAACGCCGGATCAGCTCACGGCGATTGCTGAAATCAAGGCCGATATGGAAGCGGCCCGTCCGATGGACCGTCTGTTGTGCGGTGATGTCGGCTTCGGCAAGACAGAAGTGGCGATCCGCGCCGCCTTTAAAGCGGTCATGAACGGCCGTCAGGTCGCGGTGCTCGTACCGACGACCGTGCTTGCGCAGCAGCATTTTCAAACGTTCAGCGCCCGCTTTGCCGGGTTCGGCCCGAGCGTTGACGTGATCAGCCGATTTCGCAGCGCCAAAGAGCAGAAAGCGACGCTCGACAAACTGGTGCGCGGTCAAATCGACGTCATTATCGGTACGCACCGATTGATTCAAGAAGATATGAAATTCAAACAGCTCGGTTTACTGATCGTCGACGAAGAACAGCGTTTCGGCGTAAAGCAAAAAGAACGGATCAAACAATGGCGTACGAATATTGATGTGCTGACGTTAAGCGCCACGCCGATTCCGCGTACGCTTCATATGTCGCTCTTGGGTACGCGCGATATGAGCATCATTGAAACACCGCCGGAAGAACGTTTTCCGGTGCAGAGTTATGTCGTGGAATATCGCGAAGATCTGATCAGAGATGCGATCCGCCGGGAAATGAAGCGTGGCGGGCAGGTTTACTTTGTCTACAATCGCGTGCAGACGATTGATAAGATGAGGGAAAAGCTCAGCAAACTGGTGCCTGAAGCACAGATTCAGACTGCGCATGGGCAAATGCCGGAAGAATTGTTGGAACAGGTGATGGTCGATTTTTATGAAGGCAAAGATGATATTCTGCTTTGCACCAGCATCATTGAGAGCGGTCTTGATGTGCCGAATGCGAATACGATTATCGTGTATGACGCGGATCGTTTCGGCTTGTCGCAGCTCTATCAGATGAGAGGGCGGGTAGGGCGCTCGCATCGCTTGGCGTTCGGTTATTTCACGTATCGCCGCGATAAGGTGTTGACGGAGGTTGCGGAAAAACGATTGCAGGCAATCAAGGAATTCGCAGAACTCGGCGCCGGATTCAAGATCGCGATGCGCGACCTCGAAATCCGCGGCGCCGGAAATCTGCTTGGTTCGCAGCAGCACGGCAACATCGTCAATGTCGGTTTTGAAATGTATTGCCGTTTGCTGGAAGAAGCCGTGGGCGAGGCTAAAGGCGAGACGCCGCTTAAAATTGCCGCCGAACCGGTACTGGAACTGAATATCGACGCCTATCTCAGCGGCGATTACATACCAGATCCGATGCACAAGATCGAAGTCTACCAACGCATCGCAGCAGTACGCCGTGAAGGTCATATCAGTGAGCTGCTGGATGAATTGATCGATCGCTTTGGGGAACCTCCGACCTGCGTGATGAATCTCTTAGCGGTAGCGCGCATAAAGAACATGGCCAGAGAATTAGGACTGAAAGCGGTGCAGGAGCGTCCGAACTATGTCGATCTGGTCGTTGGCGAACTGCCGAACATAAGCCCGGAGAAAGTGATTGCGCTAAAAGAGACCTATACGAATCGGGTGGCGATGTATCCGGACGGCATCCGCATCAAAAGCCTGCAACTGAAGGACGCGAAATTGATGAAATTGTTGCTGACGGCGCTCGAAATTTTGCTCGGCAAAAACAAAGGATGA
- the fsa gene encoding fructose-6-phosphate aldolase — MKFFLDTANLSEIKEAVDLGVVAGVTTNPSLIAKEKRNLAETIAEIAAVVAGPISAEVVSTESKDMITEARQLAAIAKNVVVKVPMNAEGLKTVKVLSQEGIKTNVTLIFSANQALLAARAGASYVSPFVGRLDDISEDGIQLIKNVADMFAIHGIETEIISASIRHPMHVTQSAMAGANIATVPYKVLLTMLNHPLTDSGIKRFMEDWKNANL; from the coding sequence ATGAAGTTTTTTTTGGATACGGCTAATTTATCGGAAATCAAGGAAGCGGTGGATCTAGGCGTCGTCGCCGGTGTAACGACCAATCCGTCGCTGATTGCGAAGGAAAAACGCAATTTGGCGGAGACAATCGCTGAAATCGCGGCCGTCGTTGCCGGGCCGATCAGCGCGGAAGTCGTCAGTACAGAATCGAAGGATATGATAACGGAAGCCAGGCAACTGGCGGCCATTGCTAAAAACGTCGTGGTCAAGGTACCGATGAATGCGGAAGGCCTTAAGACGGTGAAAGTGCTGAGCCAGGAAGGCATCAAGACCAATGTGACCTTGATCTTTTCCGCGAACCAGGCCTTGCTTGCGGCGCGGGCCGGTGCGTCATACGTCAGTCCGTTTGTCGGACGCCTCGATGATATCAGCGAAGACGGCATCCAACTCATTAAAAATGTTGCCGACATGTTTGCCATTCATGGCATCGAAACGGAGATTATTTCCGCCAGCATACGTCATCCGATGCATGTGACGCAGTCTGCGATGGCCGGTGCGAATATCGCTACCGTACCGTATAAAGTATTGCTGACGATGCTGAACCATCCGTTGACGGACAGCGGCATCAAACGTTTTATGGAAGATTGGAAGAACGCAAATCTGTAA
- a CDS encoding response regulator, translating into MSEAKATILVIDDQPGIRRLLTEVLAEEGYGVETAANGFEGIQKVKEAMPQLILMDMKMPGMDGIETLRELKKMGQADKVIMMTAYGELELVNQARELGAYAYITKPFDIIALCTIIREQIESGAATSE; encoded by the coding sequence ATGTCTGAAGCAAAAGCTACTATTTTAGTCATTGATGATCAACCTGGAATCCGCAGGCTGCTGACGGAAGTTCTGGCAGAAGAAGGCTACGGCGTAGAGACTGCCGCGAATGGGTTTGAAGGAATTCAAAAGGTGAAGGAAGCCATGCCGCAGTTAATCCTCATGGATATGAAAATGCCAGGCATGGATGGAATTGAAACCTTGCGCGAATTGAAAAAGATGGGGCAGGCGGATAAAGTCATCATGATGACCGCTTACGGCGAATTGGAACTGGTCAATCAGGCGAGAGAACTCGGCGCGTATGCGTATATTACCAAGCCGTTCGACATCATCGCCTTATGTACGATCATTCGTGAACAAATTGAAAGCGGTGCAGCGACAAGCGAATAA
- a CDS encoding YIP1 family protein has translation MYSQWEVIYDVIFAPRAGMLKAASCVSPLRATLFVVGGYLTGSVLFSLPWQQTQENMNGERGLVIAAVLLSVSCWLVSVALWHLAAELVGGKGRAKALLAASGCAHLPLFFQLLPAAALLLFPSNGVAAVLAFLAIVAWKIWLDVEAIAAVYGFARSKAVLVLLMPWLMLGVALLLVLIAVSIEMIWEGGMI, from the coding sequence ATGTACAGTCAATGGGAAGTGATTTATGACGTCATTTTTGCGCCGCGTGCAGGAATGCTCAAGGCTGCGAGCTGCGTTTCGCCGCTGCGTGCGACCTTGTTTGTCGTTGGCGGTTATTTGACGGGCAGCGTTCTTTTTTCATTGCCTTGGCAGCAGACGCAAGAGAATATGAACGGGGAAAGAGGATTAGTAATCGCCGCTGTCTTGCTGAGCGTGTCTTGCTGGCTTGTCAGCGTTGCGCTCTGGCATCTGGCCGCGGAACTTGTCGGCGGAAAGGGGCGGGCGAAAGCGCTGTTGGCAGCCAGCGGCTGCGCCCATCTTCCACTCTTCTTTCAACTTTTACCGGCGGCTGCGCTCTTGCTTTTTCCAAGCAATGGCGTAGCAGCGGTGCTTGCTTTTCTTGCGATCGTTGCATGGAAAATCTGGCTGGACGTTGAGGCGATTGCCGCAGTGTACGGCTTTGCTCGCAGCAAAGCGGTTTTGGTCTTGCTGATGCCTTGGCTGATGCTCGGAGTGGCGTTGCTGCTCGTTCTTATCGCAGTCAGCATAGAAATGATTTGGGAAGGCGGGATGATATGA
- the sppA gene encoding signal peptide peptidase SppA, whose protein sequence is MHKKVVVILLLLLLTGAAVVLNGSGHWKKAESEKIAIIHVEGVILGGRGQSGFLSEQGGTDQLIRLLHQARDDQAVKAVVLRINSPGGSAPASQEVGEEIMKLRSSGKVVVTSMGDIAASGGYWLAACTERIYANPTTLTGSIGVYIPYANWEELFKKVGIQQEKIKSGPHKDILSPDRPMTPEERAMLQSMVDDIYQQFIQVVAEGRNMELERVRQLADGRVYTGNQAKELGLVDELGNMYDAVEGAAALAGIHGKPKLQEYGKTSPWQMLTGGETQGLLRQMLLPTLPNAPQQLAPLALPENWQVK, encoded by the coding sequence ATGCATAAAAAAGTCGTCGTCATCCTATTGCTGCTGCTGTTGACGGGAGCGGCCGTCGTTCTAAACGGTAGCGGACACTGGAAAAAAGCAGAGAGCGAAAAAATAGCGATTATCCATGTCGAAGGCGTCATTCTCGGCGGGCGTGGACAAAGCGGCTTCCTAAGCGAACAAGGCGGGACCGATCAGTTGATCCGTCTCTTGCACCAGGCACGCGACGATCAGGCCGTAAAGGCTGTTGTCCTGCGTATTAACAGCCCGGGCGGCAGCGCTCCCGCTTCGCAGGAAGTCGGCGAAGAAATAATGAAACTGCGCAGCAGCGGTAAAGTGGTCGTGACATCGATGGGGGATATTGCCGCTTCCGGCGGTTATTGGCTGGCGGCCTGTACGGAACGGATCTATGCAAATCCGACGACACTGACCGGCAGCATCGGCGTTTACATTCCCTATGCGAACTGGGAAGAATTATTTAAAAAAGTCGGCATTCAGCAAGAGAAGATCAAAAGCGGGCCGCATAAGGATATCTTATCGCCGGATCGCCCCATGACGCCGGAGGAACGTGCGATGTTGCAATCGATGGTGGACGATATCTATCAGCAGTTCATCCAGGTTGTTGCCGAAGGGCGCAATATGGAACTTGAGCGGGTGCGCCAGTTAGCGGACGGGCGGGTCTATACCGGCAATCAGGCGAAGGAACTGGGCCTGGTCGATGAACTGGGTAACATGTATGATGCAGTGGAAGGTGCTGCTGCATTGGCGGGCATTCACGGAAAACCGAAGCTGCAGGAATACGGCAAGACATCGCCGTGGCAGATGTTGACAGGCGGAGAGACGCAGGGGTTGCTGCGCCAAATGCTGCTGCCGACTTTGCCGAATGCGCCGCAGCAACTGGCGCCATTGGCATTGCCGGAAAACTGGCAGGTGAAATGA